In one window of Spartinivicinus marinus DNA:
- the etfB gene encoding electron transfer flavoprotein subunit beta has translation MNISNNANDSGIAKITTLVSIGLHPKSQRGRRADQDAKALELALNLAPEQLEVLHAGNPRESVLRQYLGMGMDQLTVLDHPHEADAIPALIEYLTENHADIIFTGIKAEQGESSGMTPYLIAEQLKLPMVPNIAAIKSINGRTAEILQALPRGQRRLIKVQMPFVASVDSAAAAPRQSAFGKAKRGAINDQDATINIDKVRACWHAQPAKKRPKRLKVMKAKTAADRFKAATASSKNEGGSVIENKSPAEAAKAIYDLLVAEKVVK, from the coding sequence GTGAATATATCTAATAATGCAAATGATAGCGGTATTGCAAAAATTACGACTTTGGTTTCCATTGGTTTGCACCCAAAATCACAGCGTGGGCGAAGAGCTGACCAGGATGCTAAAGCCCTAGAATTAGCATTGAATTTAGCGCCAGAACAATTAGAAGTACTTCATGCTGGCAATCCTAGAGAGTCTGTATTACGGCAATATTTGGGTATGGGAATGGATCAACTCACTGTTTTGGATCATCCTCATGAAGCGGATGCCATCCCTGCACTGATTGAATACTTAACTGAAAATCATGCTGATATTATTTTCACAGGCATTAAAGCTGAGCAAGGTGAATCATCCGGCATGACACCCTATCTAATTGCCGAACAGCTTAAATTGCCGATGGTGCCCAATATTGCAGCTATAAAAAGCATCAATGGCCGTACAGCAGAAATACTACAAGCACTGCCTAGAGGGCAACGCCGCTTAATTAAAGTACAAATGCCTTTTGTCGCCAGTGTCGATTCTGCTGCAGCTGCCCCTCGCCAAAGTGCTTTTGGTAAAGCTAAAAGGGGAGCCATAAATGATCAAGATGCAACCATTAACATTGATAAAGTCCGCGCCTGTTGGCATGCACAACCGGCTAAAAAACGCCCCAAACGGTTAAAGGTTATGAAAGCCAAAACCGCTGCTGATCGCTTTAAAGCAGCCACCGCCAGTAGTAAAAATGAAGGCGGCAGTGTTATTGAAAATAAATCACCTGCTGAAGCAGCCAAGGCGATTTATGATTTGTTAGTGGCGGAAAAGGTGGTCAAGTAG
- a CDS encoding GspH/FimT family pseudopilin, translated as MIKKTQGFTLIELMIVLVIIAILAFISAPGFERFIERGKLEQFKDELYTQLIFAKSEAIKRNKLISVVLYKKTSPPNSWLMRVCESADPSICKSSCEKDNKKVSNCYVINEESILPSKKAKIAGREKIIIFNGQGFAKEIKDDGSNISKLEIEIKDKENNTKHKVTINKSGSINLST; from the coding sequence GTGATCAAAAAAACACAAGGTTTTACCTTAATAGAGCTCATGATAGTGCTAGTGATAATAGCCATTCTGGCTTTTATTTCAGCACCAGGATTCGAGCGATTTATTGAAAGAGGAAAGTTAGAACAGTTTAAGGACGAACTCTATACTCAGCTAATTTTTGCAAAAAGTGAAGCGATAAAGAGAAATAAACTAATATCAGTCGTTTTGTACAAAAAAACATCACCTCCTAACAGTTGGTTAATGAGGGTATGCGAGTCTGCTGACCCAAGTATCTGCAAAAGCTCATGTGAGAAAGATAATAAGAAAGTAAGCAACTGCTATGTGATTAATGAAGAAAGTATTTTACCGTCAAAAAAAGCTAAAATAGCGGGTAGAGAAAAGATAATTATATTTAATGGACAAGGATTCGCAAAAGAAATTAAAGATGATGGATCAAATATAAGCAAACTAGAAATTGAAATAAAAGATAAAGAAAACAATACAAAGCATAAAGTTACCATCAATAAAAGTGGATCAATAAATTTAAGCACTTAG
- the pilV gene encoding type IV pilus modification protein PilV yields MKKNNINHQKGISLIEVLVSLLVFGIGILGFISLQLNALQYTQDSELKTFATWRINELVENMRSNIKGFEDGFYKYEVIADNSGSSSNPNLVNCNNNSIKDCITNECSTEEQAKYDLKSFICGNGSNDVNGIKDRLIDYNLTISCQPKDPPTEQCNLNKPAAIKLEWLARKQEGSTNSNSNTNYKDEVYHIFNI; encoded by the coding sequence ATGAAAAAAAATAATATTAACCATCAAAAAGGGATATCTCTCATTGAAGTGCTGGTATCTCTGCTTGTATTTGGAATTGGGATATTAGGCTTTATAAGTCTACAACTTAATGCATTGCAATATACCCAAGATAGTGAGCTTAAAACCTTTGCAACATGGCGAATAAATGAGCTTGTTGAAAATATGCGAAGTAATATTAAAGGATTTGAGGATGGATTTTATAAATATGAAGTTATAGCAGATAATAGTGGCTCTTCGAGTAATCCAAATTTAGTGAACTGTAATAATAACAGTATAAAAGATTGCATAACAAATGAATGCTCAACCGAAGAACAAGCTAAGTATGATTTAAAATCATTTATTTGCGGTAATGGTAGTAATGACGTTAATGGAATTAAAGACCGTCTTATTGACTATAATCTAACTATTAGCTGCCAACCAAAAGATCCTCCTACTGAACAGTGTAATTTGAACAAACCTGCAGCAATAAAACTAGAATGGCTTGCTAGAAAACAAGAAGGTTCTACAAATAGCAATTCAAATACAAATTATAAAGACGAAGTTTATCATATCTTTAATATATAA
- a CDS encoding PilW family protein: MNKNQGYFLIELMIAMLLGIIVVMGVVEILSTNRVSVSLHENISRIQDNARFALNQISNDLRMAGYMNPAKSGPASPFVKPKDCNYNKVVSKSSVCTTDGTGSTLTENNDLIAIKYDPINNLDCGGNEIAATDLGEHNAIINQYYIKEKKLVCNTYLEDAAKWTSNIEYTLAENVTSLQILYKKEEGMNTNTKKSKYINANYLNKNNIKEITAVKVALTMEGAGGEENQQDIQYKVLDIELKIHKTNKNIHRTFQTEIALQNSIEW, translated from the coding sequence ATGAATAAAAATCAAGGTTACTTTCTAATAGAATTGATGATTGCCATGCTACTCGGCATCATTGTAGTGATGGGTGTAGTTGAAATACTATCCACAAATCGTGTTTCCGTGTCTTTACATGAAAATATTTCCAGAATACAGGATAACGCAAGATTTGCACTAAATCAGATTTCAAACGACTTACGAATGGCTGGTTATATGAACCCAGCAAAATCAGGACCAGCATCACCTTTCGTAAAACCAAAAGACTGTAATTACAATAAAGTAGTTAGTAAATCGTCTGTGTGCACAACTGATGGTACTGGAAGCACACTAACTGAAAACAATGATTTAATTGCTATTAAATACGACCCAATTAATAATTTAGATTGCGGCGGAAATGAAATTGCAGCTACTGATTTAGGAGAGCATAATGCAATTATAAATCAATATTACATTAAAGAAAAAAAGCTAGTATGTAACACTTATCTAGAAGATGCAGCCAAATGGACTTCTAATATCGAATATACATTAGCAGAAAATGTTACTAGTTTACAGATTCTGTATAAAAAAGAAGAAGGAATGAACACAAACACAAAAAAATCAAAATATATAAATGCAAATTATCTTAATAAAAATAATATTAAAGAAATTACTGCTGTTAAAGTAGCATTAACTATGGAAGGAGCAGGTGGTGAAGAAAATCAGCAGGATATTCAATATAAGGTTTTAGATATAGAACTAAAAATCCACAAAACCAATAAAAATATTCACAGAACATTTCAAACTGAAATTGCTCTTCAAAATTCTATTGAGTGGTAA
- a CDS encoding pilus assembly PilX family protein, whose protein sequence is MRINIRGFSNQRGVTLIVCLMILLVVSIAGITLFKKSYVEQKISHNEQRNLELKQAALSELRAQFRYLEKNDATLENCIDKCMRSERDEKKPHKLNQLIIKSKLNETSQQKLIPLEDGTLYKNSVNLEYKHRCTSPPGFSLLEFVGQCYQLDNESSWQSTGGKEQQAAGLNYAAPKPKGKLNG, encoded by the coding sequence ATGCGTATAAACATTAGAGGTTTTTCCAATCAGCGTGGCGTCACGCTGATTGTTTGTCTTATGATACTACTTGTAGTTTCAATAGCAGGTATTACTTTATTTAAAAAATCATATGTAGAGCAAAAAATTTCACACAATGAACAAAGAAATTTAGAGCTAAAACAAGCTGCTTTAAGCGAACTGAGAGCTCAGTTTAGATATTTGGAAAAAAATGACGCCACTCTCGAAAACTGTATTGATAAATGCATGAGAAGTGAAAGAGATGAAAAAAAACCACACAAACTTAACCAATTAATTATTAAATCAAAGTTAAATGAAACCTCTCAACAAAAGTTAATACCATTGGAAGATGGTACATTATATAAAAACTCCGTTAACCTTGAATATAAGCATAGGTGCACATCTCCACCTGGCTTTAGCTTGCTTGAATTTGTTGGACAATGTTATCAGCTTGATAATGAGTCAAGCTGGCAAAGTACTGGTGGTAAAGAACAACAGGCTGCTGGTCTTAATTACGCAGCACCTAAACCAAAAGGTAAGTTAAATGGTTAG